The Comamonas sp. GB3 AK4-5 genome includes a region encoding these proteins:
- a CDS encoding PhzF family phenazine biosynthesis protein, which translates to MTTLRQRPFTTVDVFTSVPYRGNPLAVVLDGTDLDDEQMQAFAAWTNLSETTFVLPPTAAGHAGGADYRVRIFTPGGELPFAGHPTLGSCHAWLTQGGVPQRADRIVQECAKGLVAITRHADTAGERLAFAAPATAISAVEPALLAQVAQALGVSESQVQSAAWLDNGPRWMGVLLDSPDTVLALEPDHARLKALNVKAGVCALYPTEEAPALIGRSSREARAFATGLRASSEPTGPQLEVRGFAAPVGVHEDPVTGSLNAGLGLWLRDSGLLRAPYLAQQGCCVGRDGQVHISEDDQGQLWVGGHTVTCIQGQVLL; encoded by the coding sequence ATGACGACCCTGCGCCAGCGCCCCTTTACCACCGTGGACGTGTTCACCTCCGTGCCCTACCGCGGCAATCCGCTGGCCGTGGTGCTGGATGGCACGGACCTGGATGACGAGCAGATGCAGGCCTTTGCGGCCTGGACCAATTTGTCCGAGACCACCTTTGTGCTGCCGCCCACAGCGGCCGGCCACGCCGGTGGGGCGGATTACCGCGTGCGCATCTTTACCCCCGGGGGGGAGTTGCCCTTTGCCGGCCACCCCACGCTGGGCAGCTGCCACGCCTGGCTGACCCAGGGCGGCGTGCCGCAGCGCGCGGACCGGATCGTGCAGGAATGCGCCAAGGGCCTGGTGGCCATCACCCGCCATGCCGATACGGCTGGCGAGCGCCTGGCCTTTGCCGCACCGGCCACGGCCATCAGCGCGGTAGAGCCAGCGCTGCTTGCCCAGGTGGCCCAGGCCCTGGGCGTCTCAGAGAGCCAGGTACAAAGTGCTGCCTGGCTGGACAACGGCCCGCGCTGGATGGGTGTGCTGCTGGACAGCCCGGACACCGTGCTGGCCCTGGAACCCGACCACGCCCGGCTCAAGGCCTTGAACGTCAAGGCCGGCGTGTGTGCGCTGTACCCCACCGAAGAGGCTCCAGCGCTGATAGGCCGCAGCAGCCGCGAGGCCCGCGCCTTTGCCACCGGCTTGCGTGCAAGCAGCGAACCAACTGGGCCACAGCTGGAAGTACGCGGCTTTGCCGCCCCTGTGGGCGTGCACGAAGACCCCGTCACCGGCAGCCTGAACGCCGGCCTGGGCTTGTGGTTGCGCGACAGCGGCCTGCTGCGCGCGCCCTATTTGGCCCAGCAGGGCTGCTGCGTGGGGCGCGATGGTCAGGTCCACATCAGCGAAGATGACCAAGGACAGCTTTGGGTCGGTGGCCACACCGTCACCTGTATCCAAGGCCAAGTGCTGCTGTAA
- a CDS encoding PLP-dependent aminotransferase family protein, whose translation MTNWTLAARAAKMNSSAIREILKLTDRPGIISMAGGLPSPHAFPLDAFSEACQAVMQRDGAAALQYSTTEGLPALRQAVADFLPWDVNPDQVLITTGSQQALDLIGKVFLDPGSRMLVEKPTYLGALQAFAPMEPVPVGVDSDDEGMLVDDFAAKVGTGADKARMAYVLPNFQNPTGRTMSEARRQALVEKAKELGVPLIEDNPYGDLWYEGEPALPLAARNPEGVIYMGSFSKVLAPGLRIGFIVAPQSVYGKLTQAKQAADLHTPSFNQRVVAEVIKDGFLDRHVPTIRAMYKAQRDVMLMALESEMAGLDVQWTRPVGGMFLWVTLPQGMDAQALLAKAVERGMAFVPGAPFFAQEPQTNTLRLSYVTVPPEQITKGVAALADAIRNYTP comes from the coding sequence ATGACGAACTGGACCCTGGCTGCACGTGCCGCCAAGATGAATTCCTCCGCGATCCGCGAAATCCTGAAGCTGACCGACCGCCCCGGCATCATCAGCATGGCCGGTGGCCTGCCCTCGCCCCATGCCTTCCCGCTGGACGCCTTCAGCGAGGCCTGCCAGGCCGTGATGCAGCGCGACGGCGCCGCTGCCCTGCAGTACTCCACCACCGAAGGCCTTCCCGCGCTGCGCCAAGCTGTGGCCGACTTTCTGCCCTGGGATGTGAACCCCGACCAGGTGCTGATCACCACCGGCAGCCAGCAGGCGCTGGACCTGATCGGCAAGGTCTTTCTGGACCCCGGCAGCCGCATGCTGGTGGAAAAGCCCACCTACCTGGGCGCGTTGCAGGCCTTTGCCCCCATGGAGCCGGTGCCGGTGGGTGTGGACAGCGATGACGAGGGCATGCTGGTCGACGACTTCGCCGCCAAGGTGGGTACGGGCGCCGACAAGGCCCGCATGGCCTATGTGCTGCCCAACTTCCAGAACCCCACCGGCCGCACCATGAGCGAGGCCCGCCGCCAGGCCCTGGTAGAAAAGGCCAAGGAACTGGGCGTTCCCCTGATCGAAGACAACCCCTACGGCGACCTCTGGTACGAGGGCGAGCCGGCCCTGCCGCTGGCCGCACGCAACCCCGAGGGCGTGATCTATATGGGCTCATTCTCCAAGGTGCTGGCCCCCGGCCTGCGCATTGGTTTCATCGTCGCGCCCCAGTCCGTCTACGGCAAGCTGACCCAGGCCAAGCAGGCGGCCGATCTGCACACCCCCAGCTTCAACCAGCGCGTGGTGGCCGAGGTCATCAAGGACGGTTTCCTGGACCGCCATGTGCCCACCATCCGCGCCATGTACAAGGCCCAGCGCGATGTGATGCTGATGGCCCTGGAAAGCGAAATGGCCGGCCTGGACGTGCAATGGACCCGCCCCGTGGGTGGCATGTTCCTGTGGGTCACCCTGCCCCAGGGCATGGATGCCCAGGCCCTGCTGGCCAAGGCCGTGGAACGCGGCATGGCCTTTGTGCCCGGCGCGCCCTTTTTCGCCCAGGAGCCGCAGACCAACACCCTGCGCCTGTCCTATGTGACCGTGCCCCCCGAGCAGATCACCAAGGGGGTTGCGGCCCTGGCGGACGCTATTCGTAACTACACCCCCTGA
- a CDS encoding LysE family translocator: MPLHEFTALLVLASAMSFSPGPNTTLSTALAANHGLRRSLRFVLAVPCGWGLLLLLCAAGIGAMVAAAPALRWLMQGLGIAYLLWLAFKLWGSGRLPPTQAQAHSAPLQVGFWQGVALQFVNIKAWLLALTIVAGWVAGKPDALLRLAVVLPVMLCYALASNLLYACLGALLRGWLAQGRRLLWFNRGMAALLVATAVWMLRA, encoded by the coding sequence ATGCCTTTGCACGAATTCACTGCCCTGCTGGTGCTGGCCTCGGCCATGAGCTTCAGCCCCGGGCCCAACACCACCTTGTCCACCGCGCTGGCCGCCAACCATGGGCTGCGGCGCAGCCTGCGTTTTGTGCTGGCCGTGCCCTGTGGCTGGGGCTTGCTGCTGCTGTTGTGCGCAGCCGGTATAGGCGCCATGGTGGCGGCGGCACCGGCGCTGCGCTGGCTGATGCAGGGCCTGGGCATTGCCTATCTGCTGTGGCTGGCCTTCAAGCTCTGGGGCAGCGGCCGACTTCCTCCAACTCAGGCGCAGGCGCACAGTGCGCCGCTGCAAGTGGGCTTCTGGCAGGGCGTGGCCCTGCAGTTCGTCAATATCAAGGCCTGGCTGCTGGCGCTGACCATTGTGGCCGGCTGGGTGGCCGGCAAGCCCGATGCGCTGCTGCGCCTTGCCGTGGTGCTGCCGGTGATGCTGTGTTATGCCCTGGCCAGCAATCTGCTCTATGCCTGCCTGGGCGCGCTGCTGCGTGGCTGGCTGGCCCAGGGCCGCAGGCTGTTGTGGTTCAACCGCGGCATGGCGGCATTGCTGGTGGCCACCGCTGTCTGGATGCTGCGCGCGTGA
- a CDS encoding HDOD domain-containing protein, translating to MVQSALTSLALGYRPLWNADRKLAGVQLFMHEDGGEQPDVPHFLRMLQEMWSPTAPQLILSPQQRHLLVLLLEHTPQNPYLLVEVRGEWLADSALYTLVQRAQARGVRLVWRGALDALPDADSARWFSSSMLHLAPQDAVQLMQLHPDAPLPPHLALLDGQMYEDLHSRAIMHRCLDQHRAAAIVGWPSEDVQHKLRGERALAPSHEHVMRLLKAVDADESLDSFEQILSEDPMLAYRFLMFTNSASLALRSGVDSLRMGFVMLGYSHLKQWLAGQLTQASADKDLQPIRASTVMRAELTERLLDPGVSQELRSEVYLCGLFSRLDELLDEPLSQTLQRLPLSERIHEAAVDEDGPYAPSLLLAQALEREEGAVVRELCERFKIDMEHVNRTLLRSIVEWPCEKLVL from the coding sequence ATGGTTCAGTCTGCGCTCACCTCCTTGGCCCTGGGCTACCGGCCCCTGTGGAATGCCGACCGCAAGCTGGCGGGCGTGCAATTGTTTATGCACGAAGATGGGGGCGAGCAACCCGACGTGCCGCATTTTCTGCGCATGCTGCAGGAAATGTGGTCGCCCACGGCGCCGCAGCTGATTCTGTCGCCGCAGCAGCGCCATTTGCTGGTGCTGCTGCTGGAACACACGCCGCAAAACCCCTATTTGCTGGTCGAGGTGCGCGGCGAATGGCTGGCCGACTCGGCCCTCTACACCCTGGTGCAACGTGCCCAGGCGCGCGGCGTGCGCCTGGTGTGGCGCGGCGCGCTGGACGCGCTGCCTGACGCCGACAGCGCCCGCTGGTTCAGCTCCAGCATGCTGCACCTGGCACCGCAGGATGCGGTGCAGCTGATGCAGTTGCACCCCGACGCACCCCTGCCCCCGCACCTGGCCTTGCTGGACGGGCAGATGTACGAGGATTTGCACAGCCGCGCCATCATGCACCGCTGCCTGGACCAGCACCGCGCGGCCGCCATTGTGGGCTGGCCCTCGGAAGACGTGCAGCACAAGCTGCGCGGCGAACGTGCGCTGGCGCCCAGCCATGAACATGTGATGCGCTTGCTCAAGGCCGTGGATGCCGACGAATCGCTGGACAGCTTCGAACAGATCCTGAGCGAAGACCCCATGCTGGCCTACCGCTTTCTGATGTTCACCAACTCGGCCTCGCTGGCCTTGCGCTCGGGCGTGGATTCGCTGCGCATGGGCTTTGTGATGCTGGGCTACAGCCACCTCAAGCAGTGGCTGGCCGGCCAGCTGACCCAGGCCAGCGCCGACAAGGATTTGCAGCCCATACGTGCCTCCACCGTGATGCGTGCCGAGCTGACCGAACGCCTGCTGGACCCCGGCGTCAGCCAGGAACTGCGCAGCGAGGTGTATCTGTGCGGCCTGTTCTCCCGCCTCGACGAGCTGCTGGACGAGCCGCTGTCGCAAACCCTGCAGCGTCTGCCGCTGTCCGAGCGCATCCATGAGGCTGCCGTGGATGAAGACGGCCCCTACGCCCCCAGCCTGCTGCTGGCCCAGGCGCTGGAGCGCGAAGAAGGTGCGGTGGTGCGCGAGCTGTGCGAGCGCTTCAAGATCGACATGGAGCATGTCAACCGCACCCTGCTGCGCAGCATTGTGGAATGGCCTTGCGAAAAGCTGGTGTTATAG